The stretch of DNA GGGGAGCGCACCGTCACACGCAGGTATGCGCAGCTTCGCGACGCCGGGCTGGTCCGCATTCTCGGCCGGACCCTGCCCAGCTTCGATAATCAAGTGGCGTGGCTCGTGCGCGCGGAGATTAATCCGCTGAACGCGCACGCCTTCGCGCGCAAATTGGCGGAATTACCGAGGAGTCGTTGGGTGCGTGTCAGTAACGATGGCACGGAAATTAACTGTGGCTTCGTGACGTCCGAAAAGGACAATGAACTGCAATTGCTGCTGCGGAGCACCTCTGTGCACCGGGTCCGAACGCACGAGCTGTTGCGGGTGTTCACTCACAATAACCAGGGAGCTACAGCCAGTGCAGGCCGAGCACTGGACGCGATTGATCAGGAGATTCTCGCCGCGCTCGGCAGGGACGGTCGGGCGGACAGCACGCGGATCGCCCGCCAAACTGGGGTCAATTCCAGTACGATTTCGCGTCGTAAGCAGCGTCTCATCAAAGACGGCATCTTGTACTTTGAGGCCGAGATTGAGCCGGAGGCGCTGGCCCTGGCCGGTGACGCCCTGCTGTGGCTGCGGGTGCAGCCAGGTCATCTCATCGAGCTAGCGAATCACCTTCGGTCCTTGCCGGAGTGTCGTTTTGTAGCGGCATGCACTGGGGTGCACAACATGGTGGTTAACGTTAGGACTGTCGAAGTTGCCGACATCATCGACTTCGTGGATGTTCAGCTGGCTAACCGTGGTGTAATGGAATATGAAATCTTCCGGGTCGGCGCCACCTATAAGCGTGCGGGTCGCTAGGCCAGGTTCGGGGCGTCGATTAGCTGTTTGGCTGGGCGTGTAGCCGCTCCCAGCAGGTGGTCAGCAGCTGGTCAGTGGCCTGAACGCCGAAATCTTCGCGGACTAGTGCCGTAAATGTGTCGAAGTCAGGGATGTCTTCGCGCTCGCCGTTTCGATTGATGGTGGTGTTCTGGAGTGTGATGCGGGTGCCGTCTGGGAAGTGCCGCGCGAGCACGAGGTTGGCAGTAAACATCGTCCCGGGCTTTGTGCAGGTCAGCCAGTTGGCGGTGTC from Corynebacterium epidermidicanis encodes:
- a CDS encoding Lrp/AsnC family transcriptional regulator, with the protein product MHITPLDRRLLLLLDRNPTAPATELATELGVGERTVTRRYAQLRDAGLVRILGRTLPSFDNQVAWLVRAEINPLNAHAFARKLAELPRSRWVRVSNDGTEINCGFVTSEKDNELQLLLRSTSVHRVRTHELLRVFTHNNQGATASAGRALDAIDQEILAALGRDGRADSTRIARQTGVNSSTISRRKQRLIKDGILYFEAEIEPEALALAGDALLWLRVQPGHLIELANHLRSLPECRFVAACTGVHNMVVNVRTVEVADIIDFVDVQLANRGVMEYEIFRVGATYKRAGR